The following are from one region of the Shinella sp. PSBB067 genome:
- a CDS encoding inorganic phosphate transporter, with protein MANSQVQLRKPTLDKDLEKLTFTEQATHFVLRSWTGVGISLVFLLIAMAVAGSFAIGTPGVLVIAVTAALAAYMAMNIGANDVTNNVGAAVGARAMSMGVALVIAAIFEIAGALLAGQGVAETVASGIIDRSIFPNPETFAWAMMAALVSAALWINIATLANAPISTTHAIIGGVIGAGAAASGFESVQWDSIALIVVSWTVSPILGGVIAAAFLYFIKETIIYRDDKIAAAKTWVPVLVALMAGTFAAFLANGGTNGFYTLPLAEAMPIGLGVGLLVYFLTRPVIRRHAEGLDNRNQSLRTLFRIPLICSAALLSFAHGANDVSNAVGPLYGVVSALRSGLHAGATAIPLWVMVIGAFGISLGLLLFGPRLIRIVGSEITKLNPMRAFCVALSSAVAVLTASVFAIPVSSTHIAVGAVFGVGLFREWYTRNSRRRIDYIRARGNRIAPEEPPANPEETSRRYLVRRSHFMTIVSAWIVTLPVSAALSALVFLALNALFN; from the coding sequence ATGGCGAATTCTCAGGTCCAGCTACGCAAGCCGACGCTGGACAAGGACCTTGAAAAACTCACCTTCACCGAACAGGCCACGCATTTCGTGCTGCGGTCCTGGACGGGCGTCGGGATTTCGCTCGTCTTCCTGCTGATCGCCATGGCCGTCGCCGGCTCCTTCGCCATCGGCACGCCGGGCGTCCTCGTCATCGCGGTGACGGCGGCGCTTGCGGCCTACATGGCCATGAACATCGGCGCCAACGACGTGACGAACAATGTCGGCGCGGCCGTCGGCGCGCGCGCCATGAGCATGGGCGTCGCCCTCGTCATCGCCGCGATCTTCGAGATCGCCGGGGCGCTCCTGGCGGGCCAGGGCGTGGCGGAGACGGTCGCCTCCGGCATCATCGACCGGTCGATCTTCCCGAACCCGGAAACCTTCGCCTGGGCCATGATGGCGGCGCTTGTCTCGGCGGCGCTGTGGATCAACATCGCCACGCTCGCCAATGCGCCGATCTCGACGACCCACGCCATCATCGGCGGCGTCATCGGCGCCGGCGCGGCCGCGAGCGGCTTCGAGAGCGTGCAATGGGACTCCATCGCCCTCATCGTCGTGAGTTGGACGGTCTCGCCGATCCTCGGCGGCGTCATCGCCGCGGCCTTCCTCTACTTCATCAAGGAAACCATCATCTACCGCGACGACAAGATCGCGGCGGCGAAGACCTGGGTGCCGGTGCTCGTCGCGCTGATGGCGGGCACCTTCGCGGCGTTCCTGGCCAATGGCGGCACGAACGGCTTCTACACCCTGCCCCTCGCCGAGGCGATGCCCATCGGCCTTGGCGTCGGGCTCCTCGTCTATTTCCTGACCCGGCCGGTCATCCGCCGCCATGCGGAAGGTCTCGACAACCGCAACCAGTCGCTGCGCACGCTGTTCCGCATTCCGCTGATCTGCTCGGCCGCCCTGCTTTCCTTCGCACATGGCGCCAACGACGTGTCGAACGCCGTCGGGCCGCTCTACGGCGTCGTCTCGGCGCTGCGCTCGGGCCTGCACGCCGGCGCGACGGCGATCCCGCTCTGGGTGATGGTCATCGGCGCCTTCGGAATCTCGCTCGGCCTGCTGCTCTTCGGCCCGCGCCTCATCCGCATCGTCGGCAGCGAGATCACCAAGCTCAACCCGATGCGCGCCTTCTGCGTGGCGCTCTCCTCGGCGGTCGCCGTGCTGACGGCCTCCGTCTTCGCCATCCCCGTCTCCTCGACGCATATCGCCGTCGGCGCGGTGTTCGGCGTCGGGCTGTTCCGCGAATGGTACACGCGCAACTCGCGCCGGCGCATCGACTATATCCGCGCCCGCGGCAACCGCATCGCTCCGGAGGAGCCGCCGGCGAACCCGGAGGAGACCAGCCGGCGCTATCTCGTGCGCCGCTCGCATTTCATGACGATCGTCTCGGCCTGGATCGTGACGCTGCCCGTTTCCGCGGCCCTCTCGGCGCTCGTCTTCCTCGCCCTCAACGCGCTTTTCAACTGA
- a CDS encoding NUDIX hydrolase — translation MNILNRIVSDVHLMFRRPAREQYGALCYRLKKKRPAVEILLITSRDTGRWVIPKGWPMDGRSASAAAAREAWEEAGVKGTIREEAIGSYRYMKGLPGGLKVDCRVRVFPLVVGDICKDFPEKGERRAAWVDCAEAAARVQEPGLKTLILAFEREILGASAMAVKNGTSDA, via the coding sequence TTGAACATTCTCAACCGTATCGTCAGCGACGTCCATCTCATGTTCCGCAGGCCCGCCCGCGAACAGTATGGGGCGCTGTGCTATCGGCTGAAGAAGAAGCGTCCGGCGGTCGAAATCCTGCTCATCACCAGCCGCGACACCGGGCGCTGGGTCATTCCCAAGGGCTGGCCGATGGACGGCAGGAGCGCTTCGGCCGCCGCCGCGCGCGAGGCGTGGGAAGAGGCCGGCGTGAAGGGGACGATCCGCGAGGAGGCGATCGGCAGCTACCGCTACATGAAGGGCCTGCCGGGCGGATTGAAGGTCGACTGCCGGGTGCGCGTCTTTCCGCTCGTCGTCGGCGACATCTGCAAGGACTTTCCGGAAAAGGGCGAGCGCCGCGCCGCATGGGTCGATTGCGCGGAGGCGGCCGCCCGCGTGCAGGAGCCCGGCCTGAAGACGCTCATCCTCGCCTTCGAGCGGGAAATCCTGGGCGCGAGCGCAATGGCGGTCAAAAACGGCACGTCCGACGCCTGA
- a CDS encoding FadR/GntR family transcriptional regulator: MTDTSFDLFSRISHSRTSDEVVRQIELLLLDGVLRDGDRLPGERELSRRLDVSRPILREALKELENRGLLVSQHGGGTYVADIIGQVFSRPVVDLIARHQRATEDYIEYRRELEGITAELAARRATDYDRQMLTRIMEAMRAAHASGSFDAELEADVELHNAIGEAAHNIVLLHTLRACYRLLAQGIFFHRHLVFSSQEARGHLLAQHEAIHAAIMAGDGNAARSAAQAHMDYIAAAIRDAERSGEWQRISQLRMQKRGLPSQA, encoded by the coding sequence GTGACCGACACCAGCTTCGACCTCTTTTCCCGAATCAGCCATAGCCGGACCTCGGACGAGGTCGTGCGGCAGATCGAGCTTTTGCTGCTCGACGGGGTGTTGCGCGACGGCGACCGGCTGCCGGGCGAGCGCGAGCTTTCCCGGCGCCTCGACGTTTCCCGCCCGATCCTGCGCGAGGCGCTGAAGGAACTGGAGAACCGTGGCCTACTGGTCAGCCAGCACGGCGGCGGCACCTATGTCGCCGACATCATCGGACAGGTATTCTCGCGCCCCGTCGTCGACCTCATCGCCCGCCACCAGCGCGCGACGGAGGACTACATCGAGTACCGGCGCGAGCTGGAAGGCATCACCGCGGAGCTCGCCGCGCGCCGGGCGACGGACTACGACCGGCAGATGCTGACGCGCATCATGGAGGCGATGCGCGCCGCCCATGCGAGCGGCTCCTTCGACGCGGAACTGGAGGCGGATGTCGAGTTGCACAACGCCATCGGCGAGGCGGCGCACAACATCGTGCTGCTGCATACGCTGCGCGCCTGCTACCGGCTGCTGGCGCAGGGGATCTTCTTCCACCGCCACCTCGTCTTCTCCTCGCAGGAGGCGCGCGGGCACCTGCTCGCCCAGCACGAGGCGATCCATGCCGCCATCATGGCGGGCGACGGAAACGCGGCGCGCAGTGCCGCCCAGGCGCATATGGACTATATCGCCGCCGCGATCCGCGATGCCGAGCGCAGCGGCGAATGGCAGCGCATTTCCCAGCTTCGCATGCAAAAGCGCGGCCTGCCGTCGCAAGCCTGA
- a CDS encoding DUF3422 family protein, whose protein sequence is MAKGSFAFPQSVARAQALGEIHARPYALVPSPRVIFQLAFLTEGGSAVDHAVMAELSRSRGISPPGRDSSHHALSWGQGTLRWERHTEFSTYFWDAPVPEKFGGEVAVHPFGDSFSPPGTLISGIRLEIRPDSSETREAISAFDPTSLCYSEIKNGQGVVLTDFRQDGDGLTQILVIDRGMTEAGRGALVQRLLDIETYRTLAMMGLPLAQSLSPDIRRIEDGLTGITNAMKQHARDKADELLTEITRLAAELEANAALSLYRFGASRAYYGIVQERIRTLAETAVPGYETLGFFLERRLAPAMRTCQSVEERQANLSRKLARATALLRSWIDVELEQLNSTLLNSMDRRAKLQLRLQQTVEGLSVAAISYYVVGLFGYMAKAAHGVGLPVKPETLTGIAVPFVILGMWLLVRAIRRRHAEEDRH, encoded by the coding sequence ATGGCAAAGGGTAGTTTCGCCTTTCCGCAGTCGGTTGCGCGTGCGCAGGCGCTCGGGGAAATTCACGCACGACCATATGCGCTGGTGCCGTCGCCGCGCGTCATCTTCCAGCTCGCCTTCCTGACCGAGGGCGGCTCGGCGGTCGACCATGCGGTCATGGCGGAGCTGTCGCGCTCGCGCGGCATCTCGCCGCCCGGCCGCGATTCCAGCCATCATGCGCTGAGCTGGGGGCAGGGCACGCTGCGCTGGGAGCGGCACACCGAATTCTCGACCTATTTCTGGGATGCGCCCGTGCCGGAGAAGTTCGGCGGCGAGGTCGCCGTCCACCCCTTCGGCGACAGCTTTTCGCCGCCCGGCACGCTGATCTCCGGCATCCGCCTCGAAATCCGGCCGGATTCGTCCGAAACCCGCGAGGCGATCTCGGCCTTCGATCCGACGAGCCTCTGTTACAGCGAGATCAAGAACGGCCAGGGCGTCGTCCTCACCGACTTCCGCCAGGACGGCGACGGGCTGACGCAGATCCTCGTCATCGACCGTGGCATGACGGAGGCCGGGCGCGGCGCGCTCGTCCAGCGCCTGCTCGACATCGAGACCTACCGCACGCTGGCCATGATGGGCCTTCCCCTCGCCCAGTCGCTCTCGCCCGACATCCGCCGCATCGAGGACGGGCTGACCGGCATCACCAATGCCATGAAGCAGCACGCCCGCGACAAGGCCGACGAGCTGCTCACCGAGATCACCCGCCTTGCCGCCGAACTGGAGGCCAACGCCGCGCTCAGCCTCTACCGCTTCGGCGCGAGCCGCGCCTATTACGGCATCGTGCAGGAGCGCATCCGCACCCTGGCCGAGACGGCGGTGCCGGGCTACGAAACGCTCGGCTTCTTCCTGGAGCGCCGGCTGGCGCCGGCCATGCGCACCTGCCAGTCCGTCGAGGAGCGGCAGGCGAACCTCTCGCGCAAGCTCGCCCGGGCCACGGCGCTGCTTCGAAGCTGGATCGACGTCGAACTGGAGCAGCTCAACTCGACGCTGCTCAACTCCATGGACCGCCGCGCGAAATTGCAGCTCCGCCTGCAGCAGACCGTCGAGGGCCTGTCGGTCGCGGCGATCTCCTATTATGTCGTGGGGCTCTTCGGCTACATGGCCAAGGCGGCGCACGGGGTCGGGCTGCCGGTCAAGCCGGAGACGCTGACGGGCATCGCGGTGCCCTTCGTCATCCTCGGCATGTGGCTGCTCGTCCGCGCGATC